Proteins co-encoded in one Sporosarcina sp. FSL K6-1522 genomic window:
- a CDS encoding gluconate 2-dehydrogenase subunit 3 family protein: protein MADKSTGTNEKSGMSRRTFIKNSGLVAGGLVGGGLFGGLLTNQFQKKPELAAFSDEKISGGLQEARVFINRAEDFKILSAATERLFPKDDVGPGAIELGVPYFIDKQLAGEWGMNAKEYMKGPFITNIQAAGNHNNSGNQDSQGPNAATQVPTPTPRYQSILNRGEIFTLGLRRIDQVSQEDFGARFVDLAPEKQDEVLRMFEEDKVELKGVGSSNFFYMLLQVTIEGAYADPVYGGNKDMMGWKMKEYPGPRMSYLDTIEAEEFIVMEPESLRNYQGH from the coding sequence GTGGCAGACAAATCGACGGGCACAAACGAGAAAAGCGGGATGAGTCGACGTACGTTTATAAAAAATTCGGGATTAGTTGCTGGAGGATTAGTGGGTGGAGGTCTATTTGGAGGCCTGTTAACAAACCAGTTTCAAAAAAAGCCGGAGTTGGCGGCGTTCTCAGATGAGAAAATTAGTGGCGGTTTACAAGAGGCCCGTGTGTTTATTAATCGCGCTGAAGATTTTAAAATTTTGTCGGCTGCAACCGAACGTCTTTTTCCTAAAGATGATGTAGGTCCCGGTGCTATTGAGTTAGGTGTCCCGTACTTTATCGACAAGCAATTAGCGGGTGAGTGGGGGATGAATGCCAAGGAATATATGAAGGGTCCTTTTATTACAAATATCCAAGCAGCGGGTAATCATAATAACAGCGGTAATCAGGATAGCCAAGGGCCGAATGCGGCGACTCAAGTACCGACGCCCACGCCGCGCTACCAGTCTATATTAAATCGCGGTGAAATTTTTACGTTGGGACTCCGGAGAATAGACCAAGTATCTCAAGAGGATTTCGGGGCAAGATTTGTTGACTTAGCGCCAGAAAAGCAAGACGAAGTACTGCGTATGTTTGAGGAAGATAAAGTCGAACTGAAAGGTGTAGGCTCTTCGAACTTCTTTTATATGCTTCTACAGGTGACGATTGAAGGGGCTTATGCCGATCCGGTATATGGCGGTAATAAGGACATGATGGGCTGGAAGATGAAAGAATATCCGGGTCCGCGAATGAGTTACTTGGACACAATTGAAGCGGAAGAATTCATTGTAATGGAACCAGAAAGTTTACGGAATTATCAAGGTCATTAA
- a CDS encoding VOC family protein, producing MSISLNPYLIFDGNTREAVHFYEKALGGKVIGIMTFGDMPEDPNYPLTDDMKNRVMHAHLQVGETNLMFSDTYEGMPYQSGNAIQMAIHPTEEARAREIFAALEDGGQVIMPLQKTDWSPLYGQVKDKFGITFQVNVPGEQPQY from the coding sequence ATGTCAATTAGTTTGAACCCGTATTTGATTTTTGACGGTAACACGAGAGAAGCGGTCCATTTTTATGAGAAAGCGCTTGGCGGAAAAGTGATAGGCATCATGACTTTCGGAGACATGCCGGAGGACCCGAATTATCCGTTGACGGATGACATGAAGAATCGCGTTATGCATGCACACTTGCAAGTTGGAGAGACGAATCTCATGTTCAGTGATACGTACGAAGGCATGCCTTATCAGTCAGGCAATGCGATTCAGATGGCCATCCATCCCACAGAAGAGGCTAGGGCTAGAGAAATCTTCGCCGCTTTGGAAGACGGTGGACAAGTCATTATGCCCCTTCAAAAGACAGATTGGAGCCCCTTGTATGGGCAAGTAAAGGATAAGTTCGGCATCACTTTCCAAGTGAATGTCCCAGGAGAGCAGCCACAGTATTAA
- a CDS encoding flavin reductase family protein: protein MISIDPQKNSERDNYKLLIGSIIPRPIAFVTTQSEDGIVNGAPFSYFNIVSSNPPMVSLAIQRPSEHLKDTAQNIYSNRQFVVHIVDEDNVAKINETAASIPATESEIELANLTLVQSENVSVPGVKEAKVRMECRLVQAIPLGGEGPGSDLFIGEVVRFHVDEVIYEDGRIDPRSLNAVSRLAGADYAAIGDIFSIERPK from the coding sequence TTGATTTCCATTGATCCTCAAAAAAATAGTGAACGGGATAATTATAAACTGCTCATTGGCTCTATCATTCCTAGACCTATTGCCTTTGTTACGACACAATCTGAGGATGGTATTGTGAATGGTGCACCCTTTAGCTACTTCAATATTGTTTCATCAAACCCACCGATGGTTTCACTTGCTATCCAAAGACCTAGCGAACACTTAAAAGACACTGCTCAAAATATTTATAGTAATCGTCAATTTGTGGTGCATATTGTGGATGAAGACAATGTGGCCAAAATCAATGAAACGGCAGCCTCTATACCTGCAACCGAAAGTGAAATCGAGTTGGCGAATCTTACGCTTGTACAAAGTGAAAATGTATCTGTACCGGGCGTGAAGGAAGCGAAAGTTCGAATGGAATGCAGACTTGTCCAAGCAATTCCACTAGGTGGAGAAGGACCAGGTAGTGATTTGTTTATTGGAGAAGTTGTGCGGTTTCATGTGGATGAAGTAATTTATGAAGATGGAAGAATTGACCCTAGAAGCTTAAATGCGGTTAGTCGCTTAGCAGGCGCTGATTATGCGGCAATTGGTGATATTTTTTCTATTGAAAGACCTAAGTAG
- a CDS encoding VOC family protein, with translation MEKITPFLMFQGGKAEEAMNYYTSLIEDSEITSISRYGANESGDEGTVMQATFSLKGQEFMCIDSNLKHAFSFTPSFSIYITCDSEKEIDHLYEKLMTDGQALMPLGDYGFSQKFGWINDQFGVSWQLNLPK, from the coding sequence ATGGAAAAGATTACTCCATTCTTAATGTTTCAAGGTGGCAAGGCGGAAGAAGCGATGAATTATTACACATCACTCATCGAGGATTCAGAAATTACGAGCATCTCTCGCTACGGAGCAAATGAATCTGGAGATGAAGGAACAGTCATGCAAGCGACCTTTTCCTTAAAAGGACAAGAATTTATGTGCATTGATAGTAATCTGAAGCATGCATTTTCCTTTACCCCCTCGTTTTCCATCTATATCACTTGTGATTCCGAAAAGGAAATCGATCATCTTTATGAGAAGCTTATGACAGACGGACAAGCACTTATGCCGTTAGGTGATTACGGTTTTAGTCAGAAATTTGGCTGGATAAATGATCAGTTCGGTGTCTCATGGCAACTTAATCTTCCAAAATAA
- a CDS encoding PadR family transcriptional regulator, which yields MSRHKLLPLTETMHYMLLALREPLHGYAIMQKVEVMSKGQVRIAAGTLYGAIENLLKYKWIVLVPTDDPRRKVYKLTNEGLAILQIEQERLSHILSLYEGGEYNEEI from the coding sequence ATGAGCAGACATAAGTTACTTCCCTTAACAGAAACAATGCATTATATGTTGTTGGCGTTAAGAGAGCCGTTGCATGGCTACGCAATTATGCAAAAGGTAGAAGTGATGAGCAAGGGGCAAGTGCGCATAGCTGCCGGCACATTGTATGGAGCCATCGAGAATTTATTGAAGTACAAGTGGATTGTACTCGTCCCTACTGATGATCCAAGAAGAAAAGTGTACAAGTTAACAAACGAAGGGCTTGCTATTTTACAGATTGAACAAGAACGTTTGAGCCACATTCTCTCACTTTATGAAGGAGGCGAGTATAATGAAGAAATTTAG
- a CDS encoding CueP family metal-binding protein produces the protein MKKGLLLVLGLLLSLVVVACNNDSSAPDEGETQDIKEKVHEYSVGTFEGVNASITSHELVVDDNGKKTSFDLPENEFFVSIAPFVGTTHECAIHSLTGCQGELVEKDFAVYIEDDEGNVVVDETIASLENGFIDLWLPRDRTYQVKIEYDGKTVESEISTFEGDNTCITTMQLT, from the coding sequence ATGAAAAAGGGTTTACTCTTAGTGTTAGGTTTATTGTTAAGTTTGGTAGTAGTGGCTTGTAACAACGATAGTAGTGCGCCGGATGAAGGGGAGACACAGGACATAAAAGAAAAAGTCCATGAATATAGTGTGGGTACTTTTGAAGGTGTAAATGCATCGATTACCTCACATGAACTAGTTGTAGATGACAATGGGAAGAAGACTTCTTTTGACCTTCCAGAGAACGAGTTTTTTGTGTCGATTGCACCATTTGTCGGAACTACACATGAATGTGCGATTCACAGTTTAACGGGCTGCCAAGGGGAGTTAGTCGAAAAAGATTTTGCTGTGTATATTGAGGATGACGAAGGCAATGTAGTGGTGGATGAAACGATTGCGTCTTTGGAAAATGGTTTTATCGATCTATGGTTACCACGTGATCGAACGTATCAAGTAAAAATCGAGTATGATGGCAAAACGGTAGAATCTGAAATCTCTACTTTTGAAGGCGACAATACTTGTATTACGACGATGCAACTAACGTAA
- a CDS encoding GatB/YqeY domain-containing protein, translated as MLKTTVFEQLKNAMREKDVLSKGVLTLLKAALDSAEKEKGAALSTEEEVAIVNREIKQTNQSLDGAQQAQREDLIEQEEKKLVLLKSFLPAQLSEDEITAMLTEAGVTKGMNMGEAMKIAKPLLAGKTDGGTMSKVVKNLI; from the coding sequence ATGTTAAAAACAACCGTATTCGAACAGTTAAAGAATGCTATGCGAGAAAAGGATGTGCTCTCAAAAGGAGTACTGACATTATTGAAAGCAGCATTGGATAGCGCGGAAAAGGAAAAAGGGGCAGCTCTTTCAACGGAAGAGGAAGTAGCCATCGTCAACCGTGAGATCAAACAGACCAACCAATCACTAGATGGTGCACAACAAGCACAGCGTGAAGACTTAATTGAACAAGAAGAAAAAAAGTTAGTCCTGCTCAAAAGCTTCTTGCCTGCGCAACTTAGCGAGGATGAAATCACAGCGATGCTAACAGAAGCTGGCGTTACAAAAGGTATGAATATGGGTGAAGCCATGAAAATCGCGAAACCATTACTTGCTGGGAAAACAGACGGCGGTACGATGTCGAAAGTTGTTAAAAATTTAATCTAA
- a CDS encoding DUF2812 domain-containing protein, giving the protein MKKFRMFIDARKEERWLNTMIQNGWICKKVNSFGIYHFEKTNILEHVIRLDSQTFKSTEMYQQYIQLYEDYGWQHIGGSRCSSSQYWTKSTNGLNELFSDTASEKAYLQRLMSYYGSFTLSLLLFTFILFNNTVQYPSLKSAYFTPGLWDKEGMSFLTAFLFETPLALSRFSIPWFMIICSIICAIAYLRYKKELEKIA; this is encoded by the coding sequence ATGAAGAAATTTAGGATGTTTATCGATGCACGAAAAGAGGAAAGATGGTTAAATACGATGATTCAAAATGGGTGGATATGCAAGAAGGTCAATTCATTTGGAATATATCATTTCGAAAAAACCAACATTCTTGAGCATGTCATCCGCCTTGATTCCCAAACGTTTAAGTCCACAGAAATGTATCAGCAATATATACAATTATACGAAGACTATGGCTGGCAGCATATAGGTGGTTCACGCTGTTCTTCGTCGCAATATTGGACCAAATCAACCAACGGGCTAAATGAGTTGTTCTCAGATACTGCATCTGAAAAAGCCTATTTGCAACGATTGATGAGTTACTACGGTAGTTTCACACTATCATTACTACTTTTCACATTTATCTTATTTAATAACACGGTCCAATATCCAAGTCTGAAATCAGCCTATTTCACACCCGGACTTTGGGATAAAGAGGGCATGAGCTTTTTAACCGCTTTTTTATTTGAAACACCACTTGCACTTTCAAGGTTTAGTATCCCTTGGTTTATGATTATTTGTAGCATAATATGTGCGATAGCGTATCTAAGGTACAAGAAAGAGTTAGAAAAAATAGCGTAA
- a CDS encoding ring-cleaving dioxygenase: protein MTKQTAGIHHITAIVGHPQENIDFYAGVLGLRLVKQTVNFDDPGTYHLYFGDGGGKPGTIITFFPWADAYQGRIGDGQVGVTTYAVPTGALSFWVNRLATLAIPFKKAERFGEQVIQFDDPHGLHLELVERAEGEQNNWIFGGVTPEVAIKGFGGATLYSSRPEETAETLTNVMGLELVGTEGDYTRYKAPADIGNIIDLKMVKGVSGLMGVGTVHHIAWRAKDDADHLEWQQHAMNHGQHVTEVKDRNYFNALYFREAGEILFEIATDPPGFAHDETAETMGTRLMLPAQYEQQREQLVNSLIPIQVRPID from the coding sequence ATGACAAAACAAACAGCAGGTATTCACCATATTACGGCAATCGTTGGTCATCCACAGGAAAATATTGATTTTTATGCAGGAGTACTAGGTTTACGTTTAGTGAAACAAACCGTTAACTTTGATGATCCTGGCACTTATCATCTCTATTTTGGAGATGGGGGAGGAAAGCCAGGCACCATTATTACATTTTTCCCTTGGGCAGATGCCTATCAAGGACGAATTGGAGATGGACAAGTTGGCGTGACAACGTATGCAGTCCCAACTGGCGCATTAAGTTTTTGGGTCAACCGTCTTGCAACACTTGCGATTCCATTTAAGAAAGCAGAGCGTTTTGGAGAACAGGTGATTCAATTTGATGATCCGCATGGCCTACACTTGGAACTTGTTGAACGTGCAGAAGGTGAACAAAATAACTGGATATTTGGCGGCGTAACACCAGAAGTCGCTATTAAGGGATTCGGTGGTGCAACACTTTATTCAAGTAGACCTGAAGAGACTGCTGAAACATTAACGAATGTAATGGGGCTTGAATTGGTTGGAACTGAAGGAGATTATACACGTTATAAAGCTCCAGCGGATATTGGTAATATCATCGATTTAAAAATGGTCAAGGGTGTTTCTGGCTTGATGGGTGTAGGTACCGTTCACCATATTGCATGGCGGGCAAAAGATGACGCAGATCATCTTGAATGGCAACAACATGCCATGAACCATGGTCAACATGTAACGGAAGTGAAGGATCGTAATTATTTCAATGCGCTGTATTTCCGTGAAGCTGGCGAAATCCTATTTGAAATCGCAACAGATCCACCAGGGTTCGCACATGACGAAACGGCTGAAACAATGGGAACTCGCTTGATGTTACCTGCTCAATATGAACAACAACGTGAGCAATTGGTTAATTCGCTGATTCCAATTCAAGTGCGTCCAATTGATTAA
- a CDS encoding cupin domain-containing protein: MYPYANMPVYHYGYMHHADPWNWANNTSYAQTFAPPFYDASRSIDAIHDDYGKEPLVINIDQAAKQNHTFRTALWTGNHLQVTLMSIDVGDDIGLELHSDVDQFLHIEEGTGLVQMGPSKEALHFVRHVSNGSAIMVPAGAWHNITNTGSIPLKLYTIYAPPEHPFGTIHKTKADAMAAEGH, encoded by the coding sequence ATGTATCCTTATGCAAATATGCCTGTCTATCACTATGGGTATATGCATCATGCTGATCCTTGGAATTGGGCAAATAATACAAGCTACGCACAAACATTTGCACCACCCTTCTATGATGCATCAAGATCAATCGATGCCATACATGACGACTATGGAAAAGAACCTCTCGTCATCAATATAGACCAAGCTGCAAAACAAAACCATACATTCCGTACTGCCCTGTGGACCGGTAATCATCTGCAAGTTACTTTGATGAGCATTGATGTTGGAGATGACATTGGGTTAGAATTACATTCTGATGTCGATCAATTTCTGCACATAGAAGAAGGAACAGGATTGGTGCAAATGGGGCCAAGTAAAGAAGCATTACACTTTGTAAGACATGTCAGCAACGGATCCGCTATTATGGTGCCGGCTGGCGCATGGCATAATATTACCAATACAGGTAGCATACCGTTAAAGCTGTACACCATCTATGCACCACCTGAGCACCCATTCGGTACCATTCACAAAACAAAAGCAGACGCGATGGCTGCTGAAGGTCATTAA
- a CDS encoding YafY family protein produces MKIDRLLTMIIMLINRKQIKAQEFADFFNVSVRTVYRDIDTLSSAGIPVISYQGANGGIRLLEGYKMDKQTLTKDEISSISIALKSVLTSYEDLPVKTVLEKLEGITAKEKQPTFDYLFIDDSPWGQNARLKEIVTLLKQAITTTTCVNFSYASSEANITFRTIEPHTLVQKGRTWYVYGYCQLRHAFRLFKLVRIRDLQLCHTSFIRKEVNEEELPWDKAWYAPENVVTLRMAFHPDIHIKIEEQFGVESIETAQSIVKIDIPENEWLYGFILSFADKVEVLEPLHIKETIQQKARNIIGLYKK; encoded by the coding sequence ATGAAAATAGACAGATTACTAACGATGATCATTATGTTGATCAATCGTAAACAAATAAAGGCTCAAGAATTTGCTGACTTCTTTAATGTCTCTGTTCGGACGGTTTATCGGGATATTGATACACTCAGTAGTGCTGGCATTCCAGTCATCAGTTATCAAGGAGCCAATGGCGGCATTCGTCTGCTTGAAGGATATAAAATGGATAAACAAACGCTGACGAAAGACGAAATCAGCTCCATCTCCATCGCTTTAAAAAGCGTCCTTACCTCTTATGAAGACCTTCCTGTGAAAACTGTATTAGAAAAATTGGAGGGAATTACAGCAAAAGAAAAGCAACCCACTTTCGACTATCTATTTATAGATGATAGTCCATGGGGACAAAATGCTCGTTTGAAAGAAATAGTGACACTGCTAAAGCAAGCGATTACTACAACCACTTGTGTGAACTTTTCTTATGCGAGTAGCGAGGCAAACATCACTTTCCGCACTATCGAGCCACATACACTTGTTCAAAAAGGACGAACTTGGTATGTGTATGGCTATTGCCAACTTCGGCATGCGTTTCGCTTGTTTAAATTGGTGAGGATACGGGATCTTCAGCTTTGTCATACATCCTTTATTCGAAAAGAAGTGAATGAAGAAGAACTTCCTTGGGATAAAGCATGGTATGCACCGGAAAATGTCGTCACGTTAAGAATGGCATTTCATCCAGATATCCACATAAAAATCGAAGAACAATTTGGTGTGGAGTCAATCGAAACCGCTCAATCCATCGTTAAGATAGACATACCTGAAAACGAATGGTTATACGGATTTATCTTAAGTTTTGCGGATAAAGTAGAAGTGCTTGAGCCCTTGCATATCAAGGAAACCATTCAACAAAAGGCTCGAAATATCATTGGTTTATATAAAAAATGA
- a CDS encoding diguanylate cyclase — MELNKALLLLLTHGIPILFFTYMATDVLLRNKKKTEHILLSLIAICYLLLFVEEYVRNQVAIDYSPILSSIWLSSAGFIIIGLCFHFLIKFTGLYTSWPRFLYPYIFYLPVVFVVVNILTGAKLISPQEFVEVGMWKLPVYNTGYYIAMTISIAVDVLYVIPLLIAKAKAKNREQKFIYNQLIVGIMIAVLWHIIFGYINYGDHLPPYPYLYSGIIWCYFLRRTMKKHDFLNLYDKRYEKLFNLNPSAILLLDQKGKVQDMNPAAKNLLASLHLQPTHLFPLLDDSLKENIFAEKEIADYPINIANDGVQFALLVNADYVWVDNRLHVLLILQDVTLQKRYQEQTEFLAYHDALTGLPNRRLFDKKLESALDECKKTQKTLALLLIDIDNFKCLNDTYGHLAGDEVLQYTAGILQDAVAQTGVAARLGGDEFVLFIQHSPSKQQVDKLMEQLQSTLSRYTAERYRDLTVTVGLSIGLSQFPKDANEGQALIDHADHAMYEIKRHRKMKTINA, encoded by the coding sequence TTGGAACTTAACAAAGCCTTACTCCTATTACTTACTCACGGTATTCCTATTTTGTTTTTTACATATATGGCAACTGACGTACTGTTGCGTAATAAGAAAAAAACTGAGCATATATTGCTAAGTCTAATTGCAATCTGTTATTTGTTATTATTCGTAGAAGAGTACGTGCGAAACCAAGTGGCTATCGACTATAGCCCAATCCTTTCTTCTATTTGGTTAAGCAGTGCAGGCTTTATCATTATTGGACTATGCTTTCATTTTCTTATTAAATTTACAGGCCTCTATACAAGCTGGCCCCGATTTCTATACCCTTACATCTTCTACTTGCCGGTGGTTTTCGTTGTTGTCAACATACTTACAGGAGCAAAGCTCATTTCTCCCCAAGAGTTTGTAGAAGTTGGCATGTGGAAACTTCCTGTATACAATACTGGATATTATATTGCTATGACCATCAGCATCGCGGTGGATGTTTTATATGTAATTCCATTGCTAATCGCCAAAGCAAAGGCAAAAAATCGTGAGCAAAAATTCATCTATAACCAACTTATCGTCGGGATAATGATTGCAGTCCTTTGGCATATCATTTTTGGCTACATCAACTACGGGGATCACCTGCCACCTTATCCGTACTTATATAGCGGCATTATATGGTGCTATTTCCTTCGTCGAACAATGAAAAAACATGATTTTCTAAATTTATATGACAAACGTTATGAAAAGCTATTCAACTTAAATCCATCTGCTATTCTTCTTTTAGATCAAAAAGGAAAGGTCCAAGATATGAATCCAGCGGCAAAAAATTTACTCGCTTCGCTACATCTTCAACCGACACATTTATTTCCTTTGCTAGATGATTCACTGAAAGAAAATATTTTTGCAGAAAAAGAAATTGCAGACTATCCAATAAACATTGCGAATGACGGTGTTCAATTTGCATTGCTTGTCAATGCTGACTATGTATGGGTCGACAATCGATTGCATGTTCTTTTAATCCTTCAAGATGTAACATTGCAGAAACGATACCAAGAACAAACAGAGTTTCTTGCTTACCACGACGCCTTGACAGGTCTTCCAAATCGACGATTATTCGACAAAAAGCTTGAAAGTGCATTAGACGAATGTAAAAAAACACAGAAAACACTTGCCTTGCTGTTGATAGATATCGATAATTTTAAATGCCTGAATGATACATATGGGCATCTAGCTGGCGATGAAGTGCTTCAATATACAGCAGGCATATTGCAAGATGCCGTTGCACAAACTGGCGTTGCCGCACGACTTGGAGGCGATGAATTCGTACTGTTCATCCAGCATTCTCCGTCTAAACAACAGGTCGACAAACTTATGGAACAATTGCAATCGACTCTCTCACGGTATACCGCTGAAAGATATAGGGATCTCACCGTCACCGTCGGTCTCAGCATCGGCCTCAGCCAATTTCCGAAAGACGCGAACGAAGGGCAAGCCCTTATAGACCATGCCGACCATGCCATGTACGAGATAAAACGCCACCGTAAAATGAAGACAATAAACGCATAG
- a CDS encoding amino acid permease translates to MEKNNQQLQRTMTSRHIMMMALGGAIGAGLFKGSSSAIDMAGPSVIFAYLLGGIILLFVMQGLAEMAVRNRNARTFRDLVESILGKYPAYFLDWIYWKMWVLNIAAEAVVAAIFLQYWLPEYPIWILALCVSVAVTAINLLSVKAFAETEYWLALIKITVIVVFIIAGLLLLLVTFGDHTAVGFSNLTQHGGFFPNGSTGFIAAMLVVIYSYGGTEIIGVTLAETKNPEKVVPKAVRNTLVRIISFYIIPFFIIVSLIPWTEVNGVPESPFVMVFKMIGIPGADHIMNAVILLAIISSMNSGLYGSSRVLYTQAMDGLMPKIFARLSKKSVPTYAILLCTSFLYLGVIISLFAGSKTFEYLMGSLGYTVLFIWLIIAIAHLKSRKTMPEQTSGYKVKFYPYTTWVAVTALCAILIGIIFTTSIVITSITLSIYVLITLSYVFKGRFAKA, encoded by the coding sequence ATGGAGAAAAACAACCAGCAATTACAACGGACAATGACTTCTCGCCATATTATGATGATGGCTTTAGGAGGCGCTATTGGAGCCGGATTATTTAAAGGTAGTAGTTCAGCCATTGATATGGCAGGTCCATCGGTTATCTTTGCCTATTTGCTCGGTGGAATTATTCTATTATTCGTTATGCAAGGTCTAGCTGAAATGGCTGTTCGTAATCGGAACGCAAGGACATTTAGAGATTTAGTAGAATCGATTCTCGGAAAATACCCCGCTTATTTTCTAGATTGGATCTATTGGAAGATGTGGGTATTAAACATTGCAGCTGAAGCCGTCGTTGCAGCCATCTTCCTACAATACTGGTTACCGGAATATCCGATTTGGATACTCGCCCTATGTGTATCTGTCGCTGTGACAGCCATTAACTTACTGTCCGTAAAAGCATTTGCTGAAACAGAGTACTGGCTTGCTCTAATTAAAATCACGGTGATTGTTGTGTTTATTATTGCTGGACTATTGCTATTACTCGTCACTTTTGGAGATCATACAGCTGTTGGTTTTTCTAACTTAACACAGCACGGTGGCTTCTTTCCTAACGGATCAACAGGGTTTATTGCAGCGATGCTCGTTGTGATCTACTCTTATGGCGGAACCGAAATTATTGGTGTTACGTTAGCTGAAACGAAAAACCCGGAAAAAGTTGTTCCGAAAGCCGTTCGTAATACATTAGTACGGATTATTTCCTTCTATATCATTCCGTTCTTCATCATTGTCAGTCTAATTCCATGGACAGAAGTGAACGGCGTACCTGAAAGTCCGTTTGTGATGGTATTTAAAATGATTGGGATTCCAGGTGCTGATCACATTATGAACGCTGTTATCCTACTAGCGATTATTTCATCGATGAATTCTGGTTTATATGGTTCGTCCCGCGTTCTATACACACAAGCTATGGATGGACTTATGCCAAAAATCTTTGCCCGTCTATCTAAAAAAAGCGTGCCTACTTATGCAATTTTACTATGTACTTCTTTTTTATATCTTGGTGTAATCATTTCTTTGTTTGCAGGAAGTAAAACATTTGAATATTTAATGGGATCTCTAGGATATACGGTTTTATTTATCTGGTTAATCATTGCGATTGCTCATCTTAAATCACGTAAAACAATGCCTGAACAAACAAGCGGCTACAAAGTGAAATTCTATCCTTATACAACGTGGGTAGCCGTTACTGCTTTATGTGCTATTCTAATTGGAATTATCTTTACGACTTCTATAGTCATCACGAGTATTACCCTATCGATCTATGTCCTAATTACGTTAAGTTATGTTTTCAAAGGACGCTTCGCCAAAGCCTAA
- a CDS encoding GyrI-like domain-containing protein yields MSEPVLKKKDAFCMMGTSVRTTNANEMTADAKIAGLWERYYGQKIYKGIPNPVNVPVTYGVYSNYEDGVHGEYDITAGLEIQETSKCPEEFVVKTVPAATYLVFTSEKGPISEIVITLWQEIWRWFEQQEVERTYTGDFELYDERCENPQHAQVDIYIAIQA; encoded by the coding sequence ATGAGTGAACCAGTATTAAAAAAGAAAGATGCTTTTTGTATGATGGGTACTTCAGTAAGAACAACAAATGCAAATGAAATGACAGCAGATGCGAAGATCGCAGGACTATGGGAACGATATTATGGACAGAAAATCTACAAGGGGATTCCGAATCCAGTAAATGTACCCGTGACATATGGGGTGTATTCGAACTATGAAGATGGCGTACATGGAGAATATGATATCACGGCGGGCTTAGAAATACAGGAGACGAGCAAATGTCCTGAAGAATTCGTTGTTAAAACCGTTCCTGCTGCAACCTATTTGGTCTTCACATCTGAAAAAGGCCCCATTTCAGAAATCGTCATTACACTATGGCAAGAAATTTGGCGTTGGTTTGAACAACAGGAAGTAGAAAGGACGTATACGGGCGATTTCGAGCTCTATGATGAAAGATGCGAGAACCCACAGCATGCGCAAGTGGATATTTATATAGCCATTCAAGCATAA